From Alloacidobacterium dinghuense:
GACAGTGTCATGCAACCGAATCGAAGACGGAGTAATCTCTAAGTTTGTCTTGATCGGCTGATAGCTGTTTATGCATCAGAGGATCCCCCAAGTTTATGAGGGCTAGTTTCAACCGCCCAATCCTAGCGGAGAAGACTTTTGCTTCTGGTTCGGTCAATCGTATCCTCTCTATCAACCGGCTGGCGCTGTCATATGCTTGGCGTGACAATCGCCGATAATGGAGGCACTCTCCCGTGCTTTGCGCTTGAATCGCTGCCCCGGCGAAGGTCATACCGACGTCCGCCTCAATGAACGCTAGCCTGCTTATCGCCGCATCGGCCTCATGCCAGACAGCAAGGACGTTCTTCACGAGCAGGCCATTGTGTCTCGAATACTCGGTCGATGCATAAGCGGAGACCAGGAGATGATGTGAGACGAGATATCAGTTCCAGATACCCAGCTTCGTGCGGGCGGAAGTCGATAGCATCGCGGGTGGGACTTCGGATTTGTAGGTCTGTGAGATGCGGCAAGTGAGCCAAATGTGGCTTCAGAAGGTTTTTAGACGTGCTGGAAAGCTGTAACGACAGCTCTCTCTTAGCCCAATTGGAGAATGATTGGCGTGTGATCAGACGGCTTCGCTTGTGCGCGCGGACCTTTATCTATTTCGCAGCTCCGCAACTTTGAGGAAAGTTGCGGCGATAACAGGAAATGATCAATGCGGATTCCGCGATTGTGCTCGAAGGCTTGCCGGAAATAGTCCCAGAATGTGAACTGGCCACCTTGCCCAGGATGCAAGGTGCGGAAAGCATCGATGTAGCCAAGACCGAGGTAAGCGCGATACCACTCCCGAGGCTCTGGTTGAAATAGCGCATCGTGAATCCACGAAGCGGGTTTGTGGCAGTCAATGTCTTCCGGGATGACGTTGAAATCACCACCCACCAGAGTGGGAGTATCGCTTTGTAGCCAGAGCGCCAATTGCCTGCCCAGACGGTCCATCCACGCCAGCTTGTAAGCGAACTTTTCACTTCCTACTGGATTGCCATTCGGCAGGTAGATGTTCGCGATACGAATGTCCTTCACGATCACTGCAAGAAAACGCGCATGGCTATCCGCTTCATCGCCCATCAGCGTCGTGCTGATGATCTGAAGGGGGTGTCGCGACAGGACGGCAACGCCGTTGTAGGTCTTTTGAGTCACCGTAGCGCTTTCATACCCGAGCGCTCTAAATTGGTCTGCCGGGAATTCCGTACCCTTGAGTTCCTGCAGCAATAAGACATCGGGATTGTTAGTCTGAAGCCATGCGGTGACCTGTTCGACGCGAGCACGAATGGAATTGACATTCCAACTGGCAATAATCATGAAACTCCGTTGGCGCGCATATATGCGCACTCCGTTAACCCTGTTTTGATTTCCCGCTTTGATTATCCAAACATCCCAACCTGCCCGCTGTCACCGGACTTGTTTTGCGCTTTGGCTTATCACCTTGCGTCAGTTGATCAGCCTGTCACAGCAATAAGAAGCTACTAGAAATAAGAAGCTACGTATGAAGGCAACGCCGGGCGCCGACCATAAGAATTGACCCGATGACGAGCATTCGGCGTCGGCCAATTCGGTCTGCCTGCGTAGTAAGAATCAGGGAGATGACGATGTCCACAAGAAGAGTCAGGGTGAGGAGCGCTCCTATCCGTGATTCGCTGAGCCCGATGCCCGTCAAGTAGAAGATGAGAACAACGGATAATGCTCTATGGGCGAAGAAGCGACTGAATCGCGTTATGAAGAATAGTCGCGCGTCATTGCTGGGGCTGCCTCGCAGATCACTCGGCATATCCGGCGCTTGCGTCCCGTGAGGTTTCCCTAGGGGGTCATGAAGTGCTTCACCGAGCTCTTCACCCCATCGCTCTCGCCGGTGGCTTGCATCGAGTCAACCGTGTAGTAATACTTTGTTCCAGGTTTCAAGCCTTCCACTCGAACGCGGAACACTGTATCGGGATGGTTCTGGTTCAGCCGGATGTGAGATTTTGCCATCTCGGTCAGGTGCTCAGGATCGGTACCGTAGTGCACGACACCGAAGTGCTCGTCAGTGCCGCCAGGATTGGTGCTGGTCCACCGGATGATGGCCTCATCATTCCTGAACGATTCGAGGGCTGGTCCTTCCTTAATCTGCACCTTCACTGCTCTTTTTGCCGGTGGCAGAATGTCTTTGGGTGTGTAAGACGACGTCTGGGCGGCAGCCGGCCACGATAAGGGCAGGCCAGCTGCGAGTATGAGAAGCACTCTATTTCCGAAGAGACGTTTCATAGGTCAGACACAGGAACTGCTCCCTGGATTTTTGTCGAAGCGTATTCGGGGCGCATAGACAACCTGTCGGTTGCCTATGCGCCCTCGTCTTACGTGTTGCACTCTGCCGTGTTGCGCTCTGCCTTACCTATTGCTGTTTAGCCAACTGTCGTAGCACAGACGCTGGAATCAGCGTCGAGTTACCCTGAGTGGCGGCAGTACCACCAGTCATGCAAGCACCCGTGTAAGTCCCAACGAAGGGATAGGGTTTTGTGAAGCCATCGCTGAGTGTTTGGAGGAAGGCGACGATCTGGTTTTCCTCCGTATCCGTCAAACCTAGATCACCGATGGTCATATCCTGGTTTTGCGGAACCTCGGCCGCCGGCCAGCAAGTCACCCTTTCGACCGTTCCTGCCGGGCACTCGCCGCTTTCAACCGCCATCCGATACTTATCCCGGGTGTTGTAGAAATGGACGAGTTGCTTCAGGCTCTTGATATAGCCGTTGTGGAAAAACTCCTTTTGGAAGTAGGGCCCTGGAGCTTCGGTGGTGGGGCACTGGGGTGGCGCCAAGGCTACGTCGCGTGCCGTTGACGTCTGCATCTGGCCGTCGGAACTTGCAGCAAATTGTCGCCAGGCCGAGTTCGGGTTAGGAGCGGCTCCGAAACCGCTTCTCAAAAAAGTTCCCAATCCAAAATCTGTGTAGGTGAAGCCTGCCGGATTCGCGGTGAAGCCAAAACTATCCGGTGTTGTCTGGTAATAGAAGGCATCCCTCGGATTCTTAGGGAGGCCGAGATTGGCGTAGCCAAAGCATGTGAACACGGGCGCGGTACTCGCCGCCGTGCCGGTGTCCCTGGCGCTTGGGGCCGTCGGACTGGGAGCAGTTGACCTGCCGTCCAGATGGCATGAGTTGCAATTCGCTTTACCCCGGAACAGGTTGTAACCTGCCTTTTCGTCAGCAGTGAGCGTGTACTTGCCGGCCAGATAGGCATCGAATTTCGATGTGAAAGGACTGACATCGTCTGAGCTTTCGAGGAAGGAGATGGATTGCCCCCAGTGATCGTAGATATTGTTGGCCTTGGTGCGGTCGCCTGCAGACAACTGGATTGGCGTGGCGCTTCCTCCGAACGTCGCCGCTCCCCCAGGGGTCGCGCAGATCGTCGCAGTGTCGGACGGCCAGGCGATATCAAAAGAGTCTCCCCATACCGTCTCAAACAGCGGCAGGTATTCCGCCGTGGAGAGCCGGAACGCTATGCATGCTGTATCAGGGAAGCCCATTTCCTGCGTATCGACCGGAGGATGCTGTGCCTGCTCGGCGTCAGCACTCTGCAGCTTGTATCCAGTCGAGCGTGCATCCCAGAAGTTTCCGCCGAAAAAGGCAGCCTGGGTGGAGTTGTACTCGAGCACTGGGAACCTGGATGAATATGTATATCGCTGCGCCGTCCGCTTGCCGGCCCGGAAATGAACTGTTCCCGGATACGCGATCATCGTCAGATTGACCGACGGTATCGGGCCGCTGAAACCGGCGTACGGCATGTGGCAGGACGAGCAGGCAATATTCTTGAATGGAGAGATATTCAAGTCGTAATTCAGCAGGCCGCCGAGTATGCGCACTGCCGCATAACCGCTGTCCTGAAGTGTCGGCGGGTTTCCTTGAAGATTCGGAGGCGGTAATGCATGCCACGCTGCGAGATAGTGACTTTCAATGCCTTTAATCTCCCGTTGAACTCGAGCTATCTCGGAATTCAAATCGGCCGGGAGGATCCCAGGCGGGTACGGGTTGTAGACCGTTGGGGCACTTTGTCCGTGGACAATGTGACTGGAGATGAACATGGCGACCGCGATCGTTACACAGGCCGCGGCCAGTGCCATCAATCTTCTTAATTGCCTCATGAATAACCTCCGTGGGATGAGGTTCGGGCAGGGCGATGAATCACCCGGGGGCGAGATCGTAATGTTGGACGTTCTGTAGCTTCTTATTTACCCGAACAGGTTAGAGCAAAACGGGGCCGCTTTCCGGGGAAATGTGAGCCTTGCAAAGTCGAACGCCGATTATGATGGCCCTGCCCGAGAAGAACTGTCAACGTGCTGCTCGTCAAATCTTTTTCATTTCACAAAAGTTCCTGGCCCGATTGACACGGACCTCAATCCTGCCTCAGGCGATTGGGCAGCACCACAGTTTGCCAATACGGCGCTGAATCGCTACGGGCCATGTGGACGAAGTGGCAGCCCTGGTCGCATTCGTGGCCAGTCCGGAGGCAGCATATATCACCGGTGCCAACTTGACGGCGGAACAAACGCCTGACGGCGCCCCGAGATGGCCGCTCCTTAGGACCTATGAATCAAGACGCGGTCAGCTACGTAGACAAGATTGCCGCAGACACCCTGCGCGTTGAAAACGGCAGCCGTCTTCACACGTCTCCACGCAACCCCAACCGCACGCTTTCGTTGCCACCTGATCAGTGAGAGAGGAATTGAAACGAAAGCGCTTTCCTGACTCTGCCTGGACCTGATCTTTGCGGTTGGTGTGGCTGTTTTTGCAGCCGGATGAATTTTAAGATAATTTTTTTCTTCCACTGCTATTGGCGACTGTGCTATCAACAACCATCCGTATTGAATCGATTCAATGTGAGTGAAATTCACTCCTTGAGCAGATAACGGGCGCAGATAACGGAGCAGATAACGGCGTACCAGTTCCTTACCGCAACTTCCACGTTCGACCGTTGAGCGGGTGTCACAATTGCTGGATTTTTTTTAGTCCGGGAGCAACGAGAGGCGTCTACCGAAAACTACCGCCTCCGGCGTACTACCTATTTGGGAGGTCATCAATGAGCAAAGCGAGTCTCTTCAGGCTATCTTGTTTCGTCGTGTGCATAGCGGCAGGTATTAGCTATGCACAGAGCACCAACTCCGGTGACATTCGTGGGTCTGTAACCGACCAGACCGGCGCATTGGTTCCCGGCGTCACGGTGAACGTACTGAACGTTGATACCGGAGTATCGAAAGACTATGTCACGAACCGCGACGGCCTCTATGACACCTCTTCGGTTGTGACCGGACGCTACCAAATCACCTTTACGAAACAGGGATTCGAGCAGCTTGTTCGTGGCCCCGTCACGGTCGAGGTTGGGTTTACTGGGGTGAATGCCCAGCTGAGGATTGGTTCTACAACACAGCAAATTGTGGTCACCACCAACGTTCCCCTCCTCAACACCGAATCCGGGACACAGCAGACCACGTTGGAAGCGAAGTCCATGGCACAGTTGCCGAATGTAGGAACAGATTGGGAGAACTTCACCATTTTGCTTCCCGGCACTTCGGGCTCTCCTTCCGGTGTGTTCGGTTCCGCTAACCCAGGCCAATTTGTGGCGGTAAATGGCAACCTCCCATATAACGCCATGCTCGCTGACGGATCAGTCACCACGCTGCCATCGAGCAGCAACTCGGATGTATCCACCTTTGAGACGGTAGCCGAAGTTCAGGTCAGCACGTCCAGCTTTTCCGCGCAATACGGTATTGGCGGCTATGTCTTCAACCAGATCAGCAAGGGCGGCACAGATCGCTTTCACGGCGCAGTGTACGAGTATTTCCAAAACGACGCTTTGAATGCCAAGAGTTATGGCTTTGGCAATCCGGTAACCGTTCCGTTTCTTCGCTATAACAACTTTGGCGGATCGATCGGCGGACCGATTATCAAGAAAAAGATGTTCTTCTACTTCAACTTTGAGAAGTTGCACACCTCGGGTTCAAGCAATGGATTTCTTACGGTCCCAACAGACGCCGAACTGGCCGGCGATTTTACCGGACAGCCGACAATCTATGACCCGACCACGCAGGTTGTAACGCAGACCCCGAATGGCCCTGTGGTAACGCGGCAATCCTTCGCCGATGAGTATGGTAACGGGAACAAGATACCAGCGAACTTGATCGATCCGGTTGCCAAGGCAATACAAGGCTACTACCCGAAGGCCAATGTTCCCGGCAACGTCGCTCAAGGCGCAGTCATAAACAACTATTACTACAACGCAAAGAATTCAACCCCGTTTACGAAATACTTTGGCCGGCTGGATTGGGATATTACGCCCACCAACAGACTCACCATCTCCGATACTCAGCGAGACAGTCCAGCCGTTCAGAATAACCAAGACACCTGCCCTATTGGCTGCGACAACGTCGACACGGACAGCAATAACTCGCAAATCACCGATGTGTGGAACATCAGCCCGAAGACGGTGAACGAGGCCAGAGTAGGCTTCACGGATCAGCTCAACTACTATGTCGATTCCACCTTGAACCAGGGCTTCCCCGCAAAGCTGGGATGGCAATTTGCCAAAGCTGATCAGTTCCCAAGTAGCAGCATAACGGGAAACTGCTGCTTTACCCTTGCTCCCGCTGTCAATGCCGTACAAAAGGAGATGGTCTTCGATTTCTCCGATGTCGTCACCATGATCCGTGGCCGCCACATCCTTCACTTTGGAGGTGAGGTACTGGTTTACAGAACCGACACAACGACTTGGGGCAACATCAATGCGGGAACCTTTACCTATAACGGCTCTTACACGCAATCCACTGTAGGGGATAACACCACCGGCATTGGATATGCTGATTTTCTTTTAGGCCAGGCGCAGAGTTGGAGTGCGTTCGTAGCGCCGGAATATGGACCACGATCGAAGAACCCGCAGTTCTTCATTCAGGACGACTTCAAGATACGCCCCAATTTAACTCTGAACCTTGGCTTGCGTTATCAGATTCAAACGGGATGGAAGGAAGTCAAGAACAACATAAGCGCGTTTGACCCCACGGTCACCAACCCTGAAACCGACACCAACGGTGCGATATGGTACGCTTCGACCCATGCAAATGGCCGCGACCGCCTGCAAGCCAGCTCATATGGAACTGTCTTGCCTCGCCTGGGGTTTTCCTGGCTACCCAAACCGGACACGACGATTCGAGGTGGATTCGGTATGTTCGCTTATCGCTGGGGTCTGGATGTCTATGGCACAGGCATGGGAAC
This genomic window contains:
- a CDS encoding cytochrome-c peroxidase encodes the protein MALAAACVTIAVAMFISSHIVHGQSAPTVYNPYPPGILPADLNSEIARVQREIKGIESHYLAAWHALPPPNLQGNPPTLQDSGYAAVRILGGLLNYDLNISPFKNIACSSCHMPYAGFSGPIPSVNLTMIAYPGTVHFRAGKRTAQRYTYSSRFPVLEYNSTQAAFFGGNFWDARSTGYKLQSADAEQAQHPPVDTQEMGFPDTACIAFRLSTAEYLPLFETVWGDSFDIAWPSDTATICATPGGAATFGGSATPIQLSAGDRTKANNIYDHWGQSISFLESSDDVSPFTSKFDAYLAGKYTLTADEKAGYNLFRGKANCNSCHLDGRSTAPSPTAPSARDTGTAASTAPVFTCFGYANLGLPKNPRDAFYYQTTPDSFGFTANPAGFTYTDFGLGTFLRSGFGAAPNPNSAWRQFAASSDGQMQTSTARDVALAPPQCPTTEAPGPYFQKEFFHNGYIKSLKQLVHFYNTRDKYRMAVESGECPAGTVERVTCWPAAEVPQNQDMTIGDLGLTDTEENQIVAFLQTLSDGFTKPYPFVGTYTGACMTGGTAATQGNSTLIPASVLRQLAKQQ
- a CDS encoding TonB-dependent receptor; its protein translation is MSKASLFRLSCFVVCIAAGISYAQSTNSGDIRGSVTDQTGALVPGVTVNVLNVDTGVSKDYVTNRDGLYDTSSVVTGRYQITFTKQGFEQLVRGPVTVEVGFTGVNAQLRIGSTTQQIVVTTNVPLLNTESGTQQTTLEAKSMAQLPNVGTDWENFTILLPGTSGSPSGVFGSANPGQFVAVNGNLPYNAMLADGSVTTLPSSSNSDVSTFETVAEVQVSTSSFSAQYGIGGYVFNQISKGGTDRFHGAVYEYFQNDALNAKSYGFGNPVTVPFLRYNNFGGSIGGPIIKKKMFFYFNFEKLHTSGSSNGFLTVPTDAELAGDFTGQPTIYDPTTQVVTQTPNGPVVTRQSFADEYGNGNKIPANLIDPVAKAIQGYYPKANVPGNVAQGAVINNYYYNAKNSTPFTKYFGRLDWDITPTNRLTISDTQRDSPAVQNNQDTCPIGCDNVDTDSNNSQITDVWNISPKTVNEARVGFTDQLNYYVDSTLNQGFPAKLGWQFAKADQFPSSSITGNCCFTLAPAVNAVQKEMVFDFSDVVTMIRGRHILHFGGEVLVYRTDTTTWGNINAGTFTYNGSYTQSTVGDNTTGIGYADFLLGQAQSWSAFVAPEYGPRSKNPQFFIQDDFKIRPNLTLNLGLRYQIQTGWKEVKNNISAFDPTVTNPETDTNGAIWYASTHANGRDRLQASSYGTVLPRLGFSWLPKPDTTIRGGFGMFAYRWGLDVYGTGMGTAIQFQGNATDQTNGISPVVTLSSDGSGLPYIGPTTDPAALNGQSVVYNKYHTPVPTIYQWNLAIQHELGTNMVAEAAYVASHAHNLSFPVDINQVPESQLGPNDSPSALPYPIYQSITGDTYNAISNYNSLQLSIEKRFTSGLSFEFNYVWSHFLDDQDSSGYGGAAGTQTVQRSYNPSASYGSSNFDARNAFKGRIVYELPFGRGKMFLNKSRLLDAVIGGWQTSGTMVFQSGLPFTPTISGSNNSFSQAGDWYPNQIGNPIPRHQTIDQWFDPSAFTLPAPGTFGNMRRNSLYGPGINVVNLSAGKKFILHEGVELSIRADTVNAFNHPSFGQPNLGLVSGGDGSTNANPFFGSPTNITSLTVNGRTMQLNARISF
- the xth gene encoding exodeoxyribonuclease III, with translation MIIASWNVNSIRARVEQVTAWLQTNNPDVLLLQELKGTEFPADQFRALGYESATVTQKTYNGVAVLSRHPLQIISTTLMGDEADSHARFLAVIVKDIRIANIYLPNGNPVGSEKFAYKLAWMDRLGRQLALWLQSDTPTLVGGDFNVIPEDIDCHKPASWIHDALFQPEPREWYRAYLGLGYIDAFRTLHPGQGGQFTFWDYFRQAFEHNRGIRIDHFLLSPQLSSKLRSCEIDKGPRAQAKPSDHTPIILQLG
- a CDS encoding fibronectin type III domain-containing protein → MLLILAAGLPLSWPAAAQTSSYTPKDILPPAKRAVKVQIKEGPALESFRNDEAIIRWTSTNPGGTDEHFGVVHYGTDPEHLTEMAKSHIRLNQNHPDTVFRVRVEGLKPGTKYYYTVDSMQATGESDGVKSSVKHFMTP